The sequence TCCATTTAATATGTTTTTAAGCAATTCTTCGTTTTTCACATCTTTCATATCCTTAAAAACAAAAATCTGTATTTTCCTTTTTAGAAGTTTTTCAAATTTTTCAAGATTAATTTCTTTTTTCTTTGGTGTAAAAATTGCTAAATCAATGTCAGAATCACCTTTAACTTCTGCTTTTGATAAAGAACCAAAAAGATAAACTATAGGATTTAGCAGGTTTTTTTCTAGTTCTTCTAATAATCCTGAATCTTCTAATATTCTTTTCCAATAAATTCTTAAAAGCTCGATAAAAAACTCGGAATCTTTATTTGCGAAATAATAATTATAAAGATTCTCTTTTTCTTTTTTGAGCAAACCTTCTTTATGCAATTTTTCAAGAATCTTTGAAGCTGTCGGCGGGCTTATTTTTTGGATTCTTGCATATTCGCGAACATTAATACGTCTATAACAATCTTCAAAGAAAGGCTTTAAAGTGTTAAATATTTCTAACATATGTTAAGAATAATTAACATTAATATTTAAATCTTTTGAAAAATAAACCGCAAAATATATGTTAAAAATAATTAACAAGTGTTAAAAAATATTAACATTTTTGTATTTTTGATTCTTCAATTTTTGGTAGATCCTTTTTGTGAAATCTATAACCTTCTTAGCATAATCTTTGTTTAAATTAGTTCCATAATAAATTATTCCATTTCTGAAATATCTCAACTGATCAAGAAATTGTATGTCTCTTTCATTAAAATTAATCAAAGAAAGATAAGAAACTTCTGCTTCATGCGCACTATGGCCCGATGCATTATAACCTTCCAAAATCATTTTTGCTCTGATTAGCTCCATTATAATATCATAACAGGTTTTGATTAAATCATTTGCAGTTTCATCATTAACACCTAATTTTTCAATTTTTATTAAAAGTAAATTATAAGATTTATTGGCTTCATTAATTAAATACTCTGCTCTTGATTTGTCAGGTTTTTGTTTTTTGACTACACCTTCTTTAACAAATTCTTTAAAGTCTCTCATAATTCAAATCCCCCTGCTAGTAATATTCCATTTGCAAGATTTTCCTTTAGATTTTTATGAATTTCTGAAAAAGAGCTGTAGAAATTAAGATTTATTTTTCTTTCAAAAAATTTTTCATAGGATGATAAATCAATTTCTTTTCTCTTTGCTCCGATAATAGCAATATCAACATCTGAATTTATTGTGTCGTCTCCTCGTGAATAGCTACCAAACAAAATTATTGTTGTTCCAGGAAATTCTTTTTCTAAAAAATCAAAAAAACCTGTTTCGTAAATATTTTTTAAGTTCTCCACTCTTTTTAACTGCCAAACTCTTTTATTGTTTCTATTTAGTTCTATTGACCATCTACCTGTTTCCTTATCCTTCTTGACTTTAATATAATTAAGTTTTTCAAGTAAAGGCAATGCTTTTGTTATACCTGTCTGGCTAACTCCTAAATGTTTTGCTATTTGTCTCTGATTTAAAGACAATCCTGTTTTTCTAAACAACAAAGACAAAATTTCTTGTTGTAATAATGTTAACTTTTGTTTATATTTATTAACCATAGTTAATATATGTTAACTTTAGTTAATATTTAAATCTTTTGCTTTAAGCATATTTTTCAATCTCCCTTTCCATCTCTTTTATCATTTCAACAAGTAACTTAACAATGCATCTTGGAGTGTAAAATTGTCCGCCTTTCTTGCCTTCTTCATCTGCAAATTGTCCAAGAAAATATTCATAAACTCTGCCAAGAATATCTTTACTTTTATTTTCTTTATCGCCTAAACCAATAGTACCAATTAAATCTATTAGCTCTCCTAAGCGTTGTTTACTTAATGCAGGTCTAGCATAAATTTTTGGAAGAACTCCTTTTAATGATGGATTGTCTCTTTCGATAATATCCATCGCATGGTCTATTAACTCGCCTATCTCTGGTTTTTTTGCATTAGCTTGTAAATAATCCCATCTTGCTTCTTTAGGAACCCAAAAAACTCTTCTTGCAATATATTCATCAACATCCTCTGGATCAGCTTCTGGATCTTTTTTTAATTCTTCATAAACTTCATTAAAGGAATCTGAGATGTATTTTAAGAAAATTAAACCAAGAACAACATGCTTATATTCTGCAGCATCCATATTGCTTCTTAATTTGTTTGCTGCTTGCCAAAGTTTTTGTTCAAAACCTAAATTTGCACCATTAGATTTCATTTTATTTCACCTTATTCTTTCTCGATGACTTAAATAAGAGTTTTATATTTAAAAATCTATCATAACTTTACAAGCAAATAACTATAAAAAGAGCAACTCCTTTTCAAATAAAAGAAATTGATATTCAATTAGCAATATAAAAAGTGGCTGAGCTTATTAAAACAAAGTTTTAATCAATCAAATAAGAAAAAAAATAATATTAAAAATGATCTTTAATACGAAAGAGAGTAAAAACGTAATCTTTATAAATCTATAAAAAGAGTATATTATGTTGAGAAAAAACAAAAAAAGGATTAGCTCTTTTTTTGAAATAAAAACAATAAAAAATAAATTAAAATTAAGATTATTATAAAAATTAAAAATATTAAATAAAATAAATTAAAATTAAGATTAAAATGGAAATACAAGGAGATATGCATAATCAAATTATGGGTTATGATAGAACATCTACTATGTTTTCTCCAGATGGGCATTTATTACAAGTAGAATATGCTGAAAAAACCGTAAGATTAGGTTCTGCTTCTATAGGAATGATATGCAAAGATGGTGTTCTTATAGTTTCTGATAAGAGAATTAAAGATAAGTTAATAGCAGATAACTCTGCATCAAAAATTTATGAGATAGACACAAATATTATGGCTACAGCAGCAGGAATTCTATCAGATGCAAGAGTTTTAATAGAAAGAGCAAGATTAATAGCACAACAAAATCGTGTAACTTATAATGAAAGCATAGAAGTAGAAAGTGTAATGAGAGAAATAGCAAACATAAAACAAGCATATTCACAATATGGTGGTGCTAGACCATTTGGAGTTTCTATAATGATTGCCGGAATATCAAAAAGCAAAGGAAAAATATTTGTTTCAGATGTAACAGGAAATTATCTTTCTTATAAAGCAACTGCAATAGGAGAAAATGATGAAAAAATAAAAGAAGAATTAAGAAAAGAGTATAACGAGAATTTAAAAATAGAAGATGGTATAAAAATCGCATTAAAAATATTTAAAAAGGTATTAGAAAAAAATTTTGATATATCAAGAATAGAAGCTGCTTATATTAAATTAGATGAGAAAAAAATTAAAAGATTAAAAGAAGAAGAATTAAAAAAACTAGTAAAAATCTAATTAATTATTATGGCCACTAATGTAGAAGCTCGGATTAAAATTAAAGGAAAGAACTTTGAAATTTTAGTAGATTTAGATAAAGCTTTACAATTAAGAAAAGGAATAAATGTTTCTATAGAAAATATCCTTGCTATAGATGAAATTTTTTATGATGTAAAAAAAGGATTAAAAGTTTCAAAAGCAGATTTGCAAAATTATTTTTCTACAGATAATGTAAGAGAAGCTGCTAAAAAAATAATTCTTGAAGGAGAAATACAATTGCCTTCAGAATATAAAGCAAAAATGGTTGATGAAAAAATGAAACAAATAATTGATTTCATAGCAAGAAATGCTATAGATCCTACTACAAATAAACCACATTCTTTAACAAGAATAGAAGATGCTATTAAGAAGATAGGAATAAAAATAGATAACAAACCAGTACAAGAGCAAATTCCTAGAGTTTTAGAAGAATTAAGAAAAATTTTACCTTTAAGAATAGAAACTAAAAAAATAAAATTAAGAATTCCTGCAATTTATACAGGTCAAGTTTATAATTTAATTAAAGAGTATAAAGAAAAAGAAGAATGGTTAAATAACGGAGACTTAGAAGTAATAGTTAATATACCAGCAGGATTACAAATAGAGTTTTATGATAAAATAAATCATGTTTGTCATGGAAATGTAATAAGCCAAGAAATAAAAGAATAAATATGAAAAAATAAAAATGACACCAAAAAAAGAAAAATCTGAAGAAAAAGAAGAAGAAATGGAAGTAACAGGAAATGAACATAAAGAAGATAAAAAAAGATTTGTAGTAATACCAGGAGAAATAATAATATCAGGAAAAGAATATCTTCCAGGAGAAGGAACACGAAAAGAAAATGATAATATAATATCAGAAAGATTTGGATTAGCAGAAATTTCTGATAGATTGGTTAGAATAATTCCTCTTTCAGGAGCTTATATACCTAGAGTTGGTAATATAGTTATAGGAAGAGTTAGTGATATAAATTTTGCTGGTTGGGTTATGGATATAAAATCTCTCTATTTAGGATTTTTACCATTAAAAGAATATACAACTAGATATAAAGATGAGAATGATTTAGAAGAAATATATGAAATAGGAGATTTAGTTGCATGTAAAATTACAGAAGTAAAAAGAAAAAGTGTAACCTTGACAACAAGGTTAAGGGGTTTAGGAAAATTAGAAGAAGGATTAGTAATAACAATAAATTCAAATAAAGTTCCTAGAGTAATAGGAAGAGAAGGAAGTATGATAAATTTAATAAAAAAAGAAACTAATTGTAATATTATTGTTGGACAGAATGGAGTTATTTGGATAAGAGGAAATAGCGTAGAAGATGAAATTAAAGCAAAATC is a genomic window of Candidatus Pacearchaeota archaeon containing:
- the rrp4 gene encoding exosome complex RNA-binding protein Rrp4, which codes for MTPKKEKSEEKEEEMEVTGNEHKEDKKRFVVIPGEIIISGKEYLPGEGTRKENDNIISERFGLAEISDRLVRIIPLSGAYIPRVGNIVIGRVSDINFAGWVMDIKSLYLGFLPLKEYTTRYKDENDLEEIYEIGDLVACKITEVKRKSVTLTTRLRGLGKLEEGLVITINSNKVPRVIGREGSMINLIKKETNCNIIVGQNGVIWIRGNSVEDEIKAKSAILFIAEKPFIDGLTSEVEKFLKEYKIKE
- a CDS encoding archaeal proteasome endopeptidase complex subunit alpha, producing the protein MEIQGDMHNQIMGYDRTSTMFSPDGHLLQVEYAEKTVRLGSASIGMICKDGVLIVSDKRIKDKLIADNSASKIYEIDTNIMATAAGILSDARVLIERARLIAQQNRVTYNESIEVESVMREIANIKQAYSQYGGARPFGVSIMIAGISKSKGKIFVSDVTGNYLSYKATAIGENDEKIKEELRKEYNENLKIEDGIKIALKIFKKVLEKNFDISRIEAAYIKLDEKKIKRLKEEELKKLVKI
- a CDS encoding nucleotidyltransferase domain-containing protein, whose amino-acid sequence is MVNKYKQKLTLLQQEILSLLFRKTGLSLNQRQIAKHLGVSQTGITKALPLLEKLNYIKVKKDKETGRWSIELNRNNKRVWQLKRVENLKNIYETGFFDFLEKEFPGTTIILFGSYSRGDDTINSDVDIAIIGAKRKEIDLSSYEKFFERKINLNFYSSFSEIHKNLKENLANGILLAGGFEL
- a CDS encoding ribosome assembly factor SBDS, which encodes MATNVEARIKIKGKNFEILVDLDKALQLRKGINVSIENILAIDEIFYDVKKGLKVSKADLQNYFSTDNVREAAKKIILEGEIQLPSEYKAKMVDEKMKQIIDFIARNAIDPTTNKPHSLTRIEDAIKKIGIKIDNKPVQEQIPRVLEELRKILPLRIETKKIKLRIPAIYTGQVYNLIKEYKEKEEWLNNGDLEVIVNIPAGLQIEFYDKINHVCHGNVISQEIKE
- a CDS encoding nucleotidyltransferase domain-containing protein; this translates as MLEIFNTLKPFFEDCYRRINVREYARIQKISPPTASKILEKLHKEGLLKKEKENLYNYYFANKDSEFFIELLRIYWKRILEDSGLLEELEKNLLNPIVYLFGSLSKAEVKGDSDIDLAIFTPKKKEINLEKFEKLLKRKIQIFVFKDMKDVKNEELLKNILNGFKIKGSW